A portion of the Rhodopseudomonas sp. BAL398 genome contains these proteins:
- a CDS encoding NAD(P)/FAD-dependent oxidoreductase, whose product MNTADDPQSWTTLAQLAKGKVPDGRMRMQPYWWRAAPPLDGPWPALPARIDVLIVGAGFTGLSAALTLARAGREVLVVDAGVPGFGASTRNGGQVGSGNQKFRVKTLIAMKGERHAVALLKEGVAMLDHIERLIAEENIDCDFVRCGRFRGAMRPDHYEAMARDLEDLHRYTQVAFEMVSRAAQHREIGSELFHGGSLLPLDASLDPGRYHTGLLLRVQSAGGAVRGHAAVRDITPEAGGFNVRFDDGALTARDVLVATNGYTKAVGRFFTQRMVPVGSAQIVTGPIPAALFRQLMPSGRVYGNTSRVFSYFRPAPGERRIIWGGRASHLHDASRPAAYAHLARDLLRAFPGLGNTLVTDGWTGQIGYTFDEFPHLGCAPNGVHYALGYCGTGVSRSTYFGRMIGLKILGHPGSETAFDNMPLPGHPLQFLSRLAVPAIESWYRLRDRGNF is encoded by the coding sequence ATGAACACCGCCGATGACCCTCAATCCTGGACGACGCTGGCGCAGTTGGCAAAGGGTAAGGTTCCGGACGGTCGGATGCGAATGCAGCCCTACTGGTGGCGGGCGGCGCCGCCCCTCGATGGACCATGGCCGGCGCTTCCGGCACGGATCGACGTGCTGATCGTCGGTGCCGGCTTCACCGGACTGTCCGCGGCTCTGACATTGGCCCGCGCCGGCCGCGAAGTGTTGGTGGTCGATGCTGGCGTACCAGGCTTTGGCGCGAGCACCCGCAATGGCGGCCAGGTCGGCAGCGGCAACCAGAAATTTCGCGTCAAGACGCTGATCGCGATGAAGGGAGAGCGCCACGCTGTGGCGCTGCTCAAGGAAGGCGTTGCAATGCTCGATCACATCGAGCGGCTGATCGCCGAGGAAAACATCGATTGCGACTTTGTACGCTGCGGCCGGTTTCGCGGCGCGATGCGGCCGGATCATTACGAGGCGATGGCGCGCGATCTCGAGGATCTACACCGCTACACCCAAGTGGCGTTCGAGATGGTGTCGCGCGCGGCACAGCATCGCGAGATCGGCTCCGAGTTGTTTCACGGCGGCTCGCTGTTGCCGCTGGACGCGAGCTTGGATCCCGGCCGCTATCACACCGGATTGCTGTTGCGCGTGCAATCCGCCGGCGGCGCTGTGCGCGGCCACGCCGCGGTGCGCGACATCACCCCCGAGGCCGGCGGCTTCAACGTGCGGTTCGATGACGGCGCGCTCACCGCGCGCGATGTTCTGGTCGCCACCAACGGCTACACCAAGGCAGTCGGTCGTTTCTTCACGCAGCGCATGGTCCCGGTCGGCTCGGCGCAGATTGTGACCGGACCGATCCCGGCGGCGCTGTTCCGGCAACTGATGCCGAGCGGCCGCGTCTATGGCAACACCAGCCGGGTTTTCTCCTATTTCCGTCCTGCGCCCGGCGAGCGCCGCATCATCTGGGGCGGCCGAGCCAGCCATTTGCACGACGCGTCGAGACCCGCAGCCTATGCGCACCTCGCACGCGATCTGCTTCGCGCCTTTCCGGGGCTGGGCAATACCTTGGTGACTGATGGCTGGACCGGGCAGATCGGCTACACCTTCGACGAATTTCCGCATCTCGGCTGCGCCCCGAACGGTGTGCACTACGCGCTCGGCTATTGCGGCACCGGGGTCTCGCGTTCGACCTATTTCGGTCGGATGATTGGGCTGAAAATTCTCGGCCACCCCGGTTCCGAGACGGCGTTTGACAACATGCCGCTGCCGGGGCACCCGCTGCAATTTCTCTCCCGGCTGGCGGTGCCGGCGATCGAATCTTGGTACCGCCTGCGTGATCGTGGCAATTTTTAA
- a CDS encoding FMN-binding glutamate synthase family protein, translating into MSVPPNRTTPRVSATFDPYTISEIQRAAATGIYDIRGGGSKRRVPHFEDLLFLGASMSRYPLEGYREKCGTDVVLGARFAKKPIHLKTPVTIAGMSFGSLSGAAKEALGRGASAVGTSTTTGDGGMTEEERGHSETLVYQYLPSRYGMNPDDLRRCDAIEIVIGQGAKPGGGGMLLGQKISERVGKMRTLPAGIDQRSSSRHPDWTGPDDLEIKIEELREITDWEKPIYVKVGASRPYYDTALAVKSGADVIVIDGMQGGTAATQEVFIENVGIPTLAAIRPAVQALQELGMHRKVQLIISGGIRNGADIAKALALGADAVSIGSAALIALGDNSPSLEAEYEALGTFAGAYDDWHEGRDPAGITTQDPELARRLDPVLAGRRLANFLSVLTLEVQTIARACGKSHIHNLEPEDLVALTVEAAAIARVPLVGTDWIPGQQRY; encoded by the coding sequence ATGTCCGTTCCTCCAAACCGCACCACCCCGCGGGTCTCGGCGACCTTCGATCCGTATACGATTTCCGAAATCCAGCGCGCCGCCGCCACCGGCATCTATGACATTCGCGGCGGCGGTTCGAAGCGGCGAGTGCCGCATTTCGAGGATCTGCTGTTCCTCGGCGCCTCGATGTCTCGCTATCCGCTCGAGGGTTATCGCGAGAAGTGCGGCACCGACGTGGTGCTGGGCGCGCGCTTTGCGAAAAAGCCGATCCATCTGAAAACCCCGGTGACGATCGCCGGCATGAGTTTTGGCTCGCTGTCGGGCGCCGCCAAGGAAGCGCTGGGGCGCGGCGCCTCCGCGGTCGGCACCAGCACCACCACCGGCGACGGCGGCATGACCGAGGAGGAGCGCGGCCACTCCGAGACTCTGGTGTACCAATATCTGCCATCACGCTACGGCATGAACCCGGATGATCTGCGCCGCTGCGACGCGATCGAAATCGTGATCGGCCAGGGTGCGAAGCCGGGCGGCGGCGGCATGCTGCTCGGCCAGAAAATCTCCGAGCGCGTCGGCAAGATGCGCACGCTCCCCGCTGGAATTGATCAGCGCTCCAGTTCGCGCCATCCGGACTGGACCGGCCCGGACGATCTCGAAATCAAGATCGAGGAGCTGCGCGAAATCACCGATTGGGAGAAGCCGATCTACGTCAAGGTCGGCGCCAGCCGGCCCTATTACGACACGGCGCTCGCCGTCAAATCCGGCGCCGACGTGATCGTGATCGACGGGATGCAGGGCGGCACCGCGGCGACACAAGAAGTGTTCATCGAGAATGTCGGCATTCCCACGCTGGCAGCGATCCGCCCGGCAGTTCAGGCGCTGCAGGAACTCGGCATGCACCGCAAGGTGCAGCTCATCATCTCCGGTGGCATCCGCAACGGCGCGGACATCGCCAAGGCGCTGGCGCTCGGCGCCGACGCGGTGTCGATTGGCTCCGCTGCGCTGATCGCACTCGGCGACAACAGCCCCAGCCTCGAAGCCGAATACGAGGCGCTCGGCACATTTGCCGGCGCCTATGACGATTGGCACGAAGGCCGCGACCCGGCCGGCATTACCACGCAGGATCCCGAACTGGCGCGGCGGCTCGATCCGGTTCTGGCCGGCCGCAGGCTCGCCAATTTCCTCTCGGTCCTGACGCTGGAGGTGCAGACGATCGCGCGCGCCTGCGGCAAGAGCCATATCCACAATCTGGAGCCCGAGGACCTGGTCGCCCTGACCGTCGAGGCCGCGGCGATTGCCCGGGTGCCGCTGGTCGGCACCGACTGGATCCCAGGACAGCAGCGTTACTGA
- a CDS encoding protein glxC — protein MPTFDLAVTTVRDVNLALHQLTPDTNQTAWQIENPQGKHAIGVGINVPVELEINGHVGYYCAGMNKHASIRIHGNAGTGVAENMMSGTVHVMGDASQSAGATGCGGLLIIDGDASARCGISMKGIDILVKGSIGSMSAFMAQAGNLVVFGDAGDALGDSIYEATIFVRGKVKSLGADCIEKPMTPEDRERLSELLGRAGMEGAAEIDDFRMYGSARELYHFHVDNIANY, from the coding sequence ATGCCGACCTTCGACCTCGCTGTTACTACCGTTCGCGACGTCAATCTCGCGCTCCATCAGCTCACACCGGACACCAACCAGACTGCCTGGCAAATCGAAAATCCGCAGGGCAAGCACGCGATCGGCGTCGGCATCAACGTTCCGGTCGAACTCGAAATCAACGGTCACGTCGGTTACTACTGCGCCGGCATGAACAAGCACGCCAGCATCCGAATCCACGGCAATGCCGGCACCGGCGTCGCCGAGAACATGATGTCTGGTACCGTCCACGTGATGGGCGACGCCAGCCAGTCCGCCGGCGCCACCGGCTGCGGCGGCCTGCTGATCATCGACGGTGACGCCTCAGCACGCTGCGGCATCTCGATGAAGGGCATCGACATCCTGGTGAAAGGGTCGATCGGTTCGATGAGCGCCTTCATGGCGCAGGCCGGAAATCTGGTTGTGTTCGGCGACGCCGGAGATGCGTTAGGCGATTCAATCTATGAGGCGACGATTTTCGTTCGCGGCAAGGTGAAGAGCCTCGGCGCCGATTGTATCGAAAAGCCGATGACCCCCGAGGACCGCGAGCGGCTTTCCGAATTGCTCGGCCGCGCCGGCATGGAAGGGGCCGCCGAGATCGACGATTTCCGGATGTATGGCTCGGCGCGCGAACTCTATCACTTCCATGTCGACAACATCGCGAATTACTGA
- a CDS encoding transporter substrate-binding domain-containing protein: MPSSRRSFLKTTALGAGAAIAAPYAFVRTIDQAWGAQSWIKKGGPIKIGLLFSLSGGLAVPEEDSTLVMQYAIDEINKAGGIAGMPVEPVIVDAKSDFKVYSEKTKELILRNKVVSIFGCYTSASRKAILPTVMAQNHLLYYPTCYEGAECTQNTICTGPLANQHSKDLIPYMVKNFGKKVFFVGSNYVWPKESNKNAKIWLEQAGGELLGEEYIPLGGSEFGPVLNKIRDAKPNFIFSTVVGASDIAFHKQFKQEGFKVDTMPIASLTTGEIETRAMGNEFGAGHFLSAPYFEALDNPTNHKFVEGFLKSKYGKNGTTHYNMEETYLSAYVFKYGLEKAIKAVGLEGITPRAIRDHSGGIRVEDDVSPEGLIWIDDQNFNTWLKPKIGQCQADGSFKIVKAAEEQVAPDPYSIYPDLGKCTADGLKAPDGKIRKSVI, from the coding sequence ATGCCGTCTAGCCGTCGATCATTCCTGAAGACAACAGCTCTGGGGGCGGGTGCTGCCATTGCAGCGCCTTATGCGTTCGTTCGAACCATCGATCAAGCCTGGGGCGCGCAGTCTTGGATCAAGAAGGGCGGGCCCATCAAGATAGGCTTGTTGTTCTCGTTGTCTGGCGGGCTGGCTGTGCCGGAGGAGGACTCCACGCTGGTGATGCAGTACGCGATCGACGAGATCAACAAGGCTGGCGGCATCGCCGGGATGCCTGTTGAACCCGTGATTGTCGACGCGAAATCCGACTTTAAAGTCTATTCGGAAAAGACCAAAGAGCTGATCCTTCGCAACAAGGTGGTGTCGATATTCGGTTGTTACACCTCGGCAAGCCGCAAGGCCATCCTTCCGACGGTGATGGCGCAGAACCATCTGCTCTATTATCCGACTTGCTACGAGGGCGCCGAATGCACGCAGAACACCATCTGCACAGGACCGCTCGCCAACCAGCATTCCAAAGACCTCATTCCCTACATGGTGAAGAATTTCGGGAAGAAGGTGTTCTTCGTTGGGTCGAACTATGTATGGCCGAAAGAATCCAATAAGAACGCCAAGATCTGGCTGGAACAGGCCGGCGGTGAATTGCTCGGCGAAGAGTACATCCCGCTGGGGGGATCCGAGTTCGGCCCGGTGTTGAACAAGATTCGTGATGCCAAGCCGAACTTTATCTTCTCCACCGTGGTCGGCGCCTCCGATATCGCGTTCCACAAGCAATTCAAGCAAGAGGGCTTCAAGGTTGATACGATGCCGATCGCCTCGCTCACCACCGGCGAGATCGAGACCCGCGCCATGGGGAACGAGTTCGGCGCCGGCCACTTCTTGTCCGCGCCTTACTTCGAAGCTCTCGACAACCCGACCAACCACAAATTTGTCGAAGGCTTCCTGAAGAGCAAGTACGGCAAGAACGGCACAACGCATTACAATATGGAGGAGACCTATCTCTCCGCCTATGTGTTCAAATACGGTCTGGAGAAAGCCATCAAGGCGGTCGGCCTCGAGGGCATCACGCCGCGCGCGATCCGCGACCATTCGGGCGGCATTCGCGTGGAGGACGATGTCTCGCCGGAAGGTCTGATCTGGATTGATGACCAGAACTTCAACACCTGGCTGAAGCCAAAGATCGGCCAGTGCCAGGCCGATGGCAGCTTCAAGATCGTCAAGGCAGCCGAAGAACAGGTCGCGCCTGATCCGTATTCGATCTATCCCGACCTCGGCAAATGCACGGCCGATGGCCTGAAGGCGCCAGACGGCAAGATCCGCAAAAGCGTGATCTGA
- the glnT gene encoding type III glutamate--ammonia ligase, with protein sequence MTIDLAATAKEKKIKYFLISFTDLLGVQRSKLVPAEAITAMAKNGAGFAGFATWLDMTPADPDMFAIPDPDSLIQLPWKPEVAWLAADLWMDGKPVDQAPRNLLKKLKAKAAESGLQLKSGVECEFFLISPDGMSVKDSADRQSKPCYDQSALMRRFDVVSEISDAMLALGWRPYQTDHEDANGQFEMNWDYDDALVTADRHAFFKYMVKSVAEKHEMRATFMPKPFSHLTGNGCHIHVSLWKGADNAFEDAAGELGVSALGYNFIGGIIHSADALAAILNPTVNSYKRINAPRTTSGATWSPSSVTYSGNNRTHMIRIPEAGRFELRLADGAVNPYAMQAAILAAGLDGIDCKRDPGKRLDINMYKDGHTVENVKRLPLNLLDALRALESSLLLTESLGEYVPAYLKLKHQEWNDFSRHLTDWERDMTLDC encoded by the coding sequence ATGACAATCGACCTCGCCGCGACCGCCAAAGAAAAGAAGATCAAGTACTTTCTGATTTCCTTCACCGATCTGCTCGGTGTCCAGCGCTCCAAGCTGGTGCCGGCGGAGGCGATCACCGCGATGGCCAAGAACGGCGCGGGCTTCGCCGGCTTCGCCACCTGGCTCGACATGACCCCCGCCGATCCCGACATGTTCGCGATCCCGGATCCCGACAGTCTGATCCAGCTGCCCTGGAAGCCGGAAGTCGCCTGGCTCGCCGCCGATCTCTGGATGGACGGCAAGCCGGTCGACCAGGCGCCGCGCAACCTGCTGAAGAAGCTGAAAGCCAAGGCGGCGGAAAGCGGGCTGCAGCTGAAGAGCGGGGTGGAGTGCGAATTCTTCCTGATCTCTCCGGACGGAATGAGCGTCAAGGACAGCGCCGACCGCCAGTCGAAGCCTTGCTACGACCAGTCTGCGCTGATGCGGCGTTTCGACGTGGTCAGCGAAATCAGCGACGCCATGCTCGCGCTCGGCTGGCGCCCCTACCAGACCGACCACGAGGACGCCAACGGCCAATTCGAAATGAATTGGGACTACGACGACGCCCTGGTCACCGCTGACCGCCACGCCTTCTTTAAATACATGGTGAAGTCGGTCGCCGAGAAACACGAGATGCGGGCGACCTTCATGCCCAAGCCGTTCTCGCATCTCACCGGAAATGGCTGCCACATCCACGTTTCGCTGTGGAAAGGCGCCGATAACGCCTTCGAGGATGCCGCCGGCGAACTCGGCGTCTCAGCGCTCGGCTACAATTTCATCGGTGGCATCATCCATTCCGCCGACGCGCTGGCCGCGATCCTCAACCCAACCGTCAACTCCTACAAACGCATCAATGCGCCGCGCACCACTTCGGGCGCGACCTGGTCGCCGAGCTCGGTGACCTATTCGGGCAACAACCGCACCCACATGATCCGGATTCCGGAAGCCGGCAGGTTCGAACTCCGGCTCGCCGACGGCGCCGTCAACCCTTACGCGATGCAGGCCGCAATCCTTGCCGCCGGCCTTGACGGCATCGATTGCAAGCGTGATCCCGGCAAGCGGTTGGACATCAACATGTACAAGGATGGCCACACCGTTGAAAATGTCAAACGGCTGCCGCTCAATCTACTCGACGCGCTGCGCGCGCTCGAGTCCTCTCTCCTGCTGACGGAAAGCCTCGGCGAATATGTCCCGGCCTATCTGAAGCTGAAGCACCAGGAATGGAACGATTTTTCGCGCCACCTGACCGATTGGGAGCGCGACATGACGCTGGACTGCTGA
- a CDS encoding branched-chain amino acid ABC transporter permease, translating to MKEEFYKTLSSPILWGVLVLAALLPFALSSYYLHIVTLALIYVALASSWNIVGGMAGQVSLAHSLFIGIGAMLSSALLLKLGINMWLGLLISAAISGVLGALIAWIDFRFRLGHLSFVLITLAFAEMGAIVVEGWDFLGGASGLLLPKDTGDFLAFQFGGGSGAFWVMLTLATVCVLASVAILNAPLGFYLRTIRDNENAAQAIGVNVLRYKIAAMVISAVLASIVGTAYVRYLTFADPYLLISPVITIEIVLFATVGGLGRAYGPALGALLLVPLGEVLRGQLGSTLPGLHYFIYGVVVIAVILATPSGLLPLLERQWARWRRPEPTNAGPDAN from the coding sequence ATGAAGGAGGAGTTCTACAAGACGCTTTCCTCGCCGATCCTGTGGGGCGTGCTGGTGCTGGCGGCGCTGCTGCCATTCGCGCTGTCGAGCTACTATCTGCATATCGTGACCCTGGCGCTGATCTACGTGGCGCTGGCCTCGTCGTGGAATATCGTCGGCGGCATGGCCGGACAGGTGTCGCTGGCGCACAGCCTGTTCATCGGCATCGGTGCGATGTTGTCGAGCGCGCTGCTGCTCAAGCTCGGCATCAATATGTGGCTGGGGCTGCTGATCTCCGCCGCGATCTCCGGCGTGCTCGGCGCCCTGATCGCCTGGATCGATTTCCGGTTCCGGCTCGGCCATCTGTCCTTCGTGCTGATCACGCTGGCATTTGCCGAAATGGGCGCGATCGTCGTCGAGGGCTGGGATTTCCTGGGCGGCGCCTCGGGGCTGCTATTGCCGAAGGATACCGGCGATTTCCTCGCCTTTCAGTTCGGCGGCGGCAGCGGTGCGTTCTGGGTGATGCTGACGCTGGCGACGGTTTGCGTTTTGGCGAGCGTGGCGATCCTCAACGCGCCGCTGGGCTTCTATCTGCGCACCATCCGTGACAACGAGAATGCGGCCCAGGCGATCGGCGTCAACGTGCTGCGCTACAAAATCGCCGCGATGGTGATTTCGGCGGTGCTCGCGTCGATCGTCGGCACCGCCTATGTTCGCTATCTAACCTTCGCCGACCCCTATCTGCTGATCTCCCCGGTCATCACCATCGAGATCGTGTTGTTTGCGACTGTCGGCGGCCTCGGCCGGGCCTATGGGCCGGCGCTGGGCGCGCTGTTGCTGGTGCCGCTCGGCGAAGTGCTGCGCGGCCAGCTCGGCAGCACCCTGCCGGGATTGCACTATTTCATTTACGGCGTGGTGGTGATCGCGGTCATCCTGGCGACGCCGAGCGGATTGCTGCCGCTTCTGGAGCGGCAATGGGCGCGCTGGCGGCGGCCGGAACCCACCAATGCGGGCCCCGACGCCAACTGA
- a CDS encoding helix-turn-helix domain-containing protein, protein MKKTVAIKTEPARSTGDFHTGSNAPQDSERSLERALGAKIRMIRRERDQSVSDLSSAAKISAGMLSKIENGQISPSLSTLQSIAAALNVPLSLLFAASEERRDCSFVRAKQGVAIERRGSKAGHLYQLLGHVIGGEVVVEPYLITLAEGASTFTAFQHAGMEFIYMLTGEVIYRHGDNAYRLRPGDSILFDSGALHGPETLVKLPMTYLSIIVYPRT, encoded by the coding sequence ATGAAAAAGACAGTGGCTATTAAAACGGAACCGGCTCGCAGCACGGGGGATTTTCACACCGGCTCGAACGCGCCTCAGGATAGCGAGCGAAGCTTGGAACGCGCCTTGGGGGCCAAGATTCGGATGATCCGGCGCGAACGCGATCAGTCAGTGTCCGACCTCTCCAGCGCCGCGAAAATCTCCGCCGGGATGTTGTCGAAGATCGAGAATGGCCAGATCTCGCCATCGCTGTCCACGTTGCAATCGATTGCGGCCGCACTGAATGTGCCGCTTAGCCTCTTGTTCGCCGCCTCCGAGGAGCGGCGGGACTGTTCCTTTGTGCGGGCCAAGCAAGGCGTCGCGATCGAGCGGCGGGGTTCAAAGGCGGGCCACTTGTACCAACTGCTAGGGCATGTGATCGGCGGAGAAGTCGTGGTTGAACCATATTTGATCACACTGGCGGAGGGAGCCAGCACTTTCACCGCCTTCCAGCACGCAGGAATGGAATTCATCTACATGTTAACCGGCGAAGTGATCTATCGCCACGGTGACAACGCCTATCGGCTGCGGCCCGGAGATTCGATCCTGTTCGATTCCGGCGCGCTACATGGCCCCGAAACGCTGGTGAAGCTGCCGATGACCTATCTGTCGATTATCGTCTATCCCAGAACATAA
- a CDS encoding class II glutamine amidotransferase has protein sequence MCGIVGLFLKNKTLEPALGEMLSKMLVTMSARGPDSAGMAIYGASHGDKVKLTLRAEDVTSIDDLVAELSAVLTAPLDVSVRANHFVVAIVRDDEAAALRWLKIHKSELQLVSVGSNMEIYKDVGLPAHVVSEFGLSTMSGSHGIGHTRMATESAITIDGAHPFSTGQDQCLVHNGSLSNHNSIRRNLVREGMTFSTQNDSEVAAGYLTWRMSKGDSLKQSLTSSLDDLDGFFTFVVGTRTGFAVLRDPIACKPAIMAESDDYVAFGSEYRALSVLPAIEKARVFEPEPATVYAWERS, from the coding sequence ATGTGCGGAATCGTCGGGCTTTTCCTGAAAAACAAGACACTCGAACCGGCGTTGGGTGAGATGCTGTCGAAAATGCTGGTGACGATGTCTGCCCGCGGGCCGGACAGCGCCGGCATGGCGATCTATGGAGCCAGCCATGGCGACAAGGTGAAGTTGACACTGCGCGCCGAGGACGTGACCTCAATCGACGATTTGGTTGCAGAATTGTCGGCGGTGCTGACCGCCCCACTCGACGTCAGCGTGCGGGCCAATCACTTTGTGGTGGCGATAGTCCGAGACGACGAAGCCGCAGCGCTACGATGGCTGAAAATCCATAAGAGCGAGCTTCAGCTGGTGAGCGTCGGCAGCAATATGGAGATCTACAAGGATGTCGGATTGCCCGCGCATGTGGTTTCCGAATTCGGGCTTTCCACCATGAGCGGCAGCCACGGCATCGGCCACACCAGGATGGCAACCGAATCGGCGATCACCATCGACGGCGCACATCCATTTTCAACGGGGCAGGACCAGTGCCTGGTCCACAACGGCTCGCTGTCCAATCACAATTCCATCCGCCGCAATCTTGTGCGCGAAGGCATGACGTTTTCTACCCAGAACGATTCTGAAGTGGCCGCCGGCTATCTGACCTGGCGGATGAGCAAGGGCGACAGTCTGAAACAGTCGCTGACCTCGAGCCTCGACGATCTCGACGGTTTCTTCACATTCGTTGTCGGCACCCGGACTGGATTCGCCGTGCTCCGCGACCCGATCGCCTGCAAGCCGGCGATCATGGCAGAGTCCGATGACTATGTGGCATTCGGCTCGGAATATCGCGCGCTGTCGGTGCTGCCTGCGATCGAGAAGGCTCGCGTGTTCGAGCCAGAACCTGCAACTGTCTATGCCTGGGAACGCTCCTGA
- a CDS encoding branched-chain amino acid ABC transporter permease — protein sequence MIELYQALAQGLLIGSTYGLLALGMGLVYGVSGVVNFSHGDFISLGMFMCLALYSALSLDPYVSVIITVPVMTVIGALVYRFLIRPMVGHQFLMVVQLTLGLSLVLQNGILMVFGGQPARTPSVVESKLFILGDVVLRAPHVIAFVISFALAIGLYVMLRSTDFGRSIRAVHQNAHAAALMGIDVGRVQVLTFAMGIGILALAAALLLPGTPIQPTQGLRYTVITLLVVVLGGMTNFVGIMLGGLVIGLAEAFGTIYLQPPLGPLLPYLIFVAIMLFRPQGLTWSSSR from the coding sequence GTGATCGAACTTTATCAGGCTCTCGCCCAGGGGCTGCTGATCGGCAGCACTTACGGGCTGCTGGCGCTCGGCATGGGCCTCGTCTATGGCGTTAGCGGCGTCGTCAATTTCTCGCATGGCGACTTCATCTCGCTCGGCATGTTCATGTGCCTGGCGTTGTATTCGGCGCTGTCGCTCGATCCCTATGTCTCGGTGATCATCACGGTTCCGGTGATGACGGTGATCGGCGCGCTGGTCTACCGGTTCCTGATCCGGCCGATGGTCGGGCACCAGTTCCTGATGGTGGTGCAACTGACCCTCGGCCTCAGCCTGGTGCTGCAGAACGGCATCCTGATGGTGTTCGGCGGCCAGCCGGCGCGCACGCCCTCCGTGGTGGAATCCAAGCTGTTCATTCTCGGCGATGTGGTTCTGCGCGCGCCTCATGTGATCGCCTTCGTGATTTCCTTTGCGCTGGCGATCGGGCTCTACGTCATGCTGCGCTCGACCGATTTCGGCCGATCGATCCGCGCTGTTCACCAGAACGCCCATGCCGCGGCGCTGATGGGCATCGACGTCGGCCGCGTTCAGGTGCTGACCTTCGCGATGGGCATCGGCATTCTGGCGCTGGCCGCGGCGCTGTTGCTGCCGGGCACGCCGATCCAGCCGACCCAGGGACTGCGCTACACCGTCATCACCCTGCTGGTCGTCGTGCTCGGCGGCATGACGAATTTCGTCGGCATCATGCTCGGCGGTCTCGTCATCGGCCTCGCCGAGGCGTTCGGAACGATTTACCTCCAGCCCCCGCTCGGTCCGCTGCTGCCCTATCTGATCTTTGTCGCGATCATGCTGTTCCGGCCGCAGGGCCTGACCTGGAGTTCCTCGCGATGA
- a CDS encoding ABC transporter ATP-binding protein produces the protein MLEIEGLTAGYGGVAVLRDINVKLGAGEFVGLLGANNAGKTTMINSLSGLVKPMAGRILWQGEDITRLAPRERVERGIVQVPEGRLVFPEMSIRENLLLGGINGRARPHRARLMEKVLELFPRLGERLAQNAGSLSGGEQQMLAIGRGLMAEAKVLMLDEPSLGLSPLFVQYIFGIIDKLHAEGLSILLVEQNLNLTLRHAQRCYVLERGQVAVEGGVDAIRNDPRTQRAYLGL, from the coding sequence ATGCTTGAGATCGAGGGCCTGACCGCGGGCTATGGCGGCGTGGCGGTGCTGCGTGACATCAATGTCAAGCTCGGCGCCGGCGAGTTCGTCGGCCTGCTCGGCGCCAACAATGCCGGCAAGACCACGATGATCAACAGCCTGTCCGGCCTGGTCAAGCCGATGGCCGGTCGCATCCTGTGGCAGGGCGAGGACATCACGCGGCTGGCGCCGCGCGAGCGCGTCGAACGCGGCATCGTCCAGGTGCCGGAAGGCCGCCTGGTGTTTCCCGAGATGAGCATCCGGGAGAATCTGCTGCTGGGCGGCATCAACGGCCGGGCGCGGCCGCATCGGGCGCGGCTGATGGAAAAGGTGCTGGAGCTGTTTCCGCGGTTGGGCGAGCGGCTGGCGCAGAACGCGGGCTCGCTCTCGGGCGGCGAACAGCAGATGCTGGCGATCGGCCGCGGGCTGATGGCGGAGGCGAAGGTGCTGATGCTCGACGAGCCATCGCTCGGGCTGTCGCCGCTGTTCGTGCAGTACATTTTCGGCATCATCGACAAATTGCACGCCGAGGGGCTGAGCATCCTGCTGGTCGAACAGAACCTGAATTTGACGTTGCGCCACGCCCAGCGTTGCTACGTGCTGGAGCGGGGCCAGGTCGCGGTGGAAGGCGGTGTCGACGCGATCAGGAATGATCCTCGCACCCAGCGTGCCTATCTTGGCTTGTGA